The window CAGCCGGGCCAGTTCGGCCAGGAAGAGGGCGGTGCCCGGGTATCCGTTTCCCAGCCCCGCGCCCAGCGGCATGATCGTGCTGTGCCCGCCGTCCACCGGTTCGAGGCCGAGCCAGTTGGCGAACACGCCGTCGTCGTAGGCGTCCGAGATGATCTTGTCGGCGATGCCGCAGGCGACCGTGAGCAGCCTGCCCGGGTCCGGTGCCGTGGCCTCCCACCGGACGGGGACCGGCTCCGCGCACTCGTGGCGTGCCCCGCCGAGCCGGCCGGCGAGCGCGGCCCGGACGATCCACTCCTGGTCGCGTTGGTCGACCGCGCCCATGGCGGCGATCCTGCGCAGCGCGGTCGTCAGCACCGGCTCGTCGAGCACGTCGACGAATCCGACGCCGTCGCCCCCGGCCAGGTCGCGGTCGTCCGGGCGGCAGGTGAACAGGGGGACGTCGCCGTCCCAGAGCTGTTCGATCTCGCGGGACACCAGTCGGTTGCGTACCGGGTCGTCCACCGAGGCCGCCCAGAGCAGGTCGAAGATCTGGTCTCGGTCGAGCGCGTCGCGCAGCACGTCGGGATGGGTGGACTCGCTCAGCAGCACGGTGTAGGTCCGCGTCGACCGGGCGATGACCCGCAGCTCGTCGGCGGTGAACCGCCGGAGCAGGCCGTCCGGGCCGGTCAGGTCGCCGGCCCGCCGGGCGATGGCGCGGTACCCGGCGCGGAAGCCGGCGAGCAGCTCGCCCGTGTACCCGGCGGCGTCGGCCGGGACGCCGTCCAGCGTCGGGCGGTTCTCGGCCGCCCGCACGGGCGCGGCACCACGTACCAGGTGCATCGTGTCGGTGCCGGCAGCGGCCCACTCGACGACCTCCCGGAGCTGCTGCGCGCCGGGGTCGCCGCCCAGGCCGGAGATGTCCAGCAGGCCGCGTTCGCCGATGAGCGGCTGCGGCAGCAGGGCGGTGCGGTACACCGACGTCCGCAGCGCCCGGGCGGCGGGATCGGGCGCGGCGGTCGGCACGGGCAGGTCGGGGTGCAGCAGCGTCTCGACATCGACGAGGACGGGCTGGTCGGCGCAGGCGATCAGGTTCTCGTGGTGGATGTCCGTCATGCCCAGCAGGTACAGCAGCGCGAGCAGCACCCCCTGCCGGCGGTAGAACGCGCCCACCTGGGCGGCGTCGGAGCAGGCGGCACGATCGACGACCTCGATCCACCCGTAGCCACCGCGGGCGAGCACGGTCAACCTGCGCAGCTCCAGCTCCGGCAGCAACCCGTTGAGCCAGTCCAGGACCTCGTTGAAGTGCACGTGGACGGCGACCGAGCGCGGCCGGTAGACCACCCGGGCGCCGGAGGCGAAGCGCAGGAGCGCCACCGCCCGCCCGTGCCCGTGCGAGTCTCCCGCCACGTCGGCTCCGACCAGCGGGCCCGGATCGTGGCCGTCGAACAACCGCCGGAGGATCTCCGCCCGGTCCGCGACGAACCGGTCGAGCAGCTCGGCCGCCGCCTCGACGGCGTGCCGACAGGCGGTCGCCAGGATCCGCGCCAGCACGGGATAGTCCGTCATCACCCGCGTCAGCCGCTCGCGCTGGGCGAGGTCGGCCACGAAGGCGGCGAACCGGTGCTCGGGCGTGGGACCCGCCAGCCGGCCGGCGGCGCGGGCGACGTTGAGTTCCAGGACGAAGGTACGCGACGCCATCGAGACCAGCCGGGCGCGGAGCGCGTCGGCGAACCCGGCGTACACGGCGGCGAGGTCCACCACCGCGGGCGTACCGGGAGCCCGTACCCGCTGCCGCAGGTCGGCGCAGGCGGCCGCGACGAACGGCGCCAGCACGCCGGCGAACGCGTCGGACCACGGGGTGCCCGGGGTCGGCTGGGAGGCGCCGTCGGGGGCGAGGCCGAGCGCCCGCTCGGTGTACTCGGCCCAGCCCGGCGCCGCCGACCCGGCCGCCAGCGCCGCCGGCGGTCGGTCGAGGAGAGCCAGGAACTGCCCCTCGGTGATCCTCAGGGCCGCCAGGCGGTGCGCGAACTGCCCCGTCGTCCCCAGCTCGTACGCCGAACGCCAGTCCTGCAACCGCCGCACGGCGTGCTCGGACCCGGGGCCGGCGACGACGGACCCGCCGTCGTCGGCTGCCCGTACCCGTTCGGCCAGCGTGAGGCCGGGCGCCCACCAGGCGTCGCCCGCACCGCCCACCGCCGCCGCAATTCGCGTCCCCGATCTCTCCACGCCGATATCGTGCCGGCGGCCCGCAGGGGGTCACATGGGTAACCGGTACCCATATTTCGGCGGCGCCGACGCACCGCCGGTGACCTGGGACGATCCACCACGCGGCACCCTCGGCCATGCCGCCGACGGTCCAGCCGCGCCGCACCCGGCTGTCCAGGTGGCCCACCAGCACCCCGTCCCGAGGGCGACCGGCTCGCCGGGGCTCCCGCCGCCGTCGTCGGGGGCCGTGGTGCGGGTCGGGCGGGTGCCGCGGCCGGGCTCACCCGGCGCACCACTCCAACGCGGCCTGGGCGCTGGACATCTTGTGCCTCGCCTGAGCGAAGGCGATGCTGCGGGGACCGTCCAGCACGCCGGCGGTGACCTCCTCGCCCCGGTGCGCCGGCAGGTCGTGCATGAACACCGCCTCCGGGCTCGCCGCCAGCAGCGCCCCGTCGACCCGGAACGGCGCGAAGACGCGCCGCCAGTCCGGGTCCGGCTTGGTGGTGCCGGTGGTCTGCCAGCGGGTGGTGTAGACGACGTCGACCTCCGGCAGGTCCGCCATGTGGTGCGCCTCGGCGACCGCCGAACCGGTCCGCGCGGCGGCCGCCCGGGCGGCGGCGAGGACGTCCGGGTCCAGCCCGTACCCGGGCGGCGTGCGCAGGTGCAGCCGCGTTCCGGTGAACCGGCTGAGGGCCAGCGCGAGCGCGGCGGCGGTGTTGTTGCCCTCCCCCACGTAGAGCACCCGCAGCCCGTCGACCCGGCCGAACCGCTCGGTCATGGTGCTCAGGTCGGCCAGCGCCTGCGTGGGGTGCTCCTCGGCGCTCATCGCGTTGATCACCCCCATCCGGTCCTGCCCGGCGAACGCCCGCAGCTCGGCGACCGGGTCGGCGGTCCGGGCGACGAACAGGTCGACCATCTCGGACAGCACCCGGGTGGTGTCCTCGACCGTCTCGCCGGTGTTCAGTTGCAGGTCCCCGGGGCCGTAGCTGATCAGCTGGGAGCCGAGCCGCAGGGCTCCGCTGGAGAAGGCGGTACGGGTCCGGGTCGAGGTGCGGCGGAAGTAGACAGCGGTGACCAGTCCGCGCAACTGGTCGGCAGGCCCGACCCGACCGGCGGCGTGGTCGGCGCTGCGGGCCACGAGGTGCCGCAGGTCGGCGTCGCTGAGGTCCTTGATGGACAGCAGGTGACGGCGGGGACGACGGTCCATCGGGATCCTCCAGGAACGGTCGCGGTGGCGGGCGGCGGTCAGCTGGCCCGGATGGCCCGGTGCAGGACGGCGAGGCCCCGCTCCAGCCGGGCGAGGTCGATGGTGAGCGGCGGCATCACCTTGATCACCTCGTCGTCGCGCCCGCAGAGTTCGACGATCAGCCCGGTCTCGAAGCAGCGCCGCTGGATCCGGTCGGCCCGCTCCGCGCCGCCAGCCGCCCGCAGGTCGACGCCGAGGACCATGCCCAGGCCCCGTACGGCGAGCGCCGGTTCGCTGTCGCGCAGGTCGGCGCCGAAGCGCTCCAGTCGCCGGGCGCCGACCGCGGCGGTGGTCCGGAATCCGTCCTGGCCCCAGAGTTCGCAGGCGGCGGCGCCGGCGACGAAGGCGAGCTGGTTGCCCCGGAAGGTGCCCGTGTGTTCCCCCGGCGACCAGACGTCGAGTTCCGGCCGGAACAGCACCAGCGACAGCGGCAGCCCGTACCCGCCGATCGCCTTGGAGACAGTGATGATGTCCGGCACCACGCCGGCGTGTTCGAAGCAGAAGAACGTGCCGGTCCGTCCGCAGCCGGACTGGATCTCGTCGAAGATGAGCAGGACGCCGTACCGGGTGGTCAGGTCGCGCAGCCGGCGCAGCCAGTCGGCCGAGGCCGGGTACACCCCGCCCTCCATCTGCAACGGTTCGACGATCACCGCGGCCGGGAGGTCCAGCCCCGACGACGGGTCGGACAGCATCCGCTCCAGGTAGCCGATCGAGTCGAACGGCCCCGCCGGACCGTCCTCGTACGGCACGAACGTCACGTCCGCCGTGCCCACCTGACCGGCGGCGCGGGCCCGGCGGCCACCGCTGACCGCAAGCGACCCGCGGGACATGCCGTGGTACGCCCCGCTGAAGGAGACCACGCCACGGCGTCCCGTGGCCCGGCGGGCCACCTTCAGCGCCGCCTCCACCGCGTCGGTGCCGGTCGGCCCGCAGAACTGCACCTTGTGGTCCAGCCCTCGCGGGGCCAGCACCTGCTCGCGGAGCCGGCTCAGGAAGGTCCGCTTCGCCACGGTGTACATGTCCAGGCCGTGCATCACGCCGTCCCTGGCGAGGTACTCCGTGATGCGACGCTTCAGGTGGGGATGGTTGTGGCCGTAGTTCAGGGTGCCGGCGCCGCAGAAGAAGTCGGTGAACATCCGACCGTCCTCGGCGTAGAGCTCGGCGCCCCGGGCCCGGTCGAACACCACCGGAAACTTACGGCAGTAGTAACGCACCTCCGACTCCATCGCCTCGAAGAGGGAGAAGTCGTAGGCCGCCTTGTGCGGCGGTACCGTCT is drawn from Micromonospora sp. NBC_01740 and contains these coding sequences:
- a CDS encoding aspartate aminotransferase family protein; this encodes MTMLVDETVPPHKAAYDFSLFEAMESEVRYYCRKFPVVFDRARGAELYAEDGRMFTDFFCGAGTLNYGHNHPHLKRRITEYLARDGVMHGLDMYTVAKRTFLSRLREQVLAPRGLDHKVQFCGPTGTDAVEAALKVARRATGRRGVVSFSGAYHGMSRGSLAVSGGRRARAAGQVGTADVTFVPYEDGPAGPFDSIGYLERMLSDPSSGLDLPAAVIVEPLQMEGGVYPASADWLRRLRDLTTRYGVLLIFDEIQSGCGRTGTFFCFEHAGVVPDIITVSKAIGGYGLPLSLVLFRPELDVWSPGEHTGTFRGNQLAFVAGAAACELWGQDGFRTTAAVGARRLERFGADLRDSEPALAVRGLGMVLGVDLRAAGGAERADRIQRRCFETGLIVELCGRDDEVIKVMPPLTIDLARLERGLAVLHRAIRAS
- a CDS encoding type 2 lanthipeptide synthetase LanM family protein, which produces MERSGTRIAAAVGGAGDAWWAPGLTLAERVRAADDGGSVVAGPGSEHAVRRLQDWRSAYELGTTGQFAHRLAALRITEGQFLALLDRPPAALAAGSAAPGWAEYTERALGLAPDGASQPTPGTPWSDAFAGVLAPFVAAACADLRQRVRAPGTPAVVDLAAVYAGFADALRARLVSMASRTFVLELNVARAAGRLAGPTPEHRFAAFVADLAQRERLTRVMTDYPVLARILATACRHAVEAAAELLDRFVADRAEILRRLFDGHDPGPLVGADVAGDSHGHGRAVALLRFASGARVVYRPRSVAVHVHFNEVLDWLNGLLPELELRRLTVLARGGYGWIEVVDRAACSDAAQVGAFYRRQGVLLALLYLLGMTDIHHENLIACADQPVLVDVETLLHPDLPVPTAAPDPAARALRTSVYRTALLPQPLIGERGLLDISGLGGDPGAQQLREVVEWAAAGTDTMHLVRGAAPVRAAENRPTLDGVPADAAGYTGELLAGFRAGYRAIARRAGDLTGPDGLLRRFTADELRVIARSTRTYTVLLSESTHPDVLRDALDRDQIFDLLWAASVDDPVRNRLVSREIEQLWDGDVPLFTCRPDDRDLAGGDGVGFVDVLDEPVLTTALRRIAAMGAVDQRDQEWIVRAALAGRLGGARHECAEPVPVRWEATAPDPGRLLTVACGIADKIISDAYDDGVFANWLGLEPVDGGHSTIMPLGAGLGNGYPGTALFLAELARLTDVDRYAEAARRAVRQLPVLLTAMQARPHLADTVGSGGFTGLGGIAYAAARLADLLRDDALGDSVEPAVRLAAIAAATDPNPGVLDGLAGCLAAMLAVNELTGLPLAAETARDCAKRLLAAVPTLPAQPGFATGTAGIGWALLRFAQAEGDERYAEAGSAMLARAATGPVPDPSAHSWCHGVPGIAVAIADQGRLLADPALAAFVDRAATAVSRSGLVDDHSLCHGELGRQEMLSVAAARGRRAAASVRSDQAGQLVAALDQAGPRCGAAGGVSVPGLLDGLAGIGHGLLRIGFADRVPSALLLHAEPTTSDAVSRTR
- a CDS encoding ornithine carbamoyltransferase: MDRRPRRHLLSIKDLSDADLRHLVARSADHAAGRVGPADQLRGLVTAVYFRRTSTRTRTAFSSGALRLGSQLISYGPGDLQLNTGETVEDTTRVLSEMVDLFVARTADPVAELRAFAGQDRMGVINAMSAEEHPTQALADLSTMTERFGRVDGLRVLYVGEGNNTAAALALALSRFTGTRLHLRTPPGYGLDPDVLAAARAAAARTGSAVAEAHHMADLPEVDVVYTTRWQTTGTTKPDPDWRRVFAPFRVDGALLAASPEAVFMHDLPAHRGEEVTAGVLDGPRSIAFAQARHKMSSAQAALEWCAG